In Priestia megaterium NBRC 15308 = ATCC 14581, the following proteins share a genomic window:
- a CDS encoding GntR family transcriptional regulator yields the protein MSIRADNRHLYLQVIDKIKQNIEKGIFKEKERLPSEFDLSKQLGVSRATLREALRILEEENIIVRRHGVGTFVNTKPTFLSGIEQLNSITHMIEQAGMKAGTIFLSSQIQELSENDLTRFACGEDEQILFVERVRTANGEPVVYCMDKVPQKVLPENFEYRQESLLEILEKQAGKHISYAVANIEPLGYHEKVSPILQCEPETALLVLKQMHYDQHDEPILYSINYFKADQFSFQVLRKRV from the coding sequence ATGTCTATACGTGCGGATAATCGGCACTTGTATCTACAAGTGATTGATAAAATTAAACAAAATATAGAAAAAGGAATTTTTAAAGAAAAGGAAAGACTCCCTTCAGAGTTTGATTTATCAAAGCAGCTAGGGGTTAGCCGCGCAACGCTACGTGAGGCACTTCGCATATTAGAAGAAGAGAATATTATTGTTCGCAGACACGGCGTGGGAACATTTGTCAACACGAAGCCTACTTTTTTGTCAGGGATTGAGCAATTAAATAGTATAACACATATGATTGAACAAGCCGGTATGAAGGCTGGAACAATCTTCTTATCTTCTCAAATACAAGAGTTGTCTGAAAATGATTTAACACGTTTTGCTTGCGGGGAAGATGAACAAATTTTATTTGTTGAACGGGTGAGAACGGCAAACGGAGAGCCGGTGGTATATTGCATGGACAAGGTTCCTCAAAAAGTATTGCCTGAAAATTTTGAATATAGACAAGAGTCATTGCTAGAAATTCTTGAAAAACAAGCAGGAAAACACATTTCATACGCCGTGGCAAACATTGAGCCTCTAGGCTATCATGAAAAAGTTTCTCCTATTTTACAATGCGAACCAGAAACCGCTTTGCTTGTACTGAAACAAATGCATTATGACCAGCATGATGAACCCATTTTATATTCCATCAATTATTTTAAAGCAGATCAATTCAGTTTCCAAGTACTGCGTAAACGCGTCTAG